From the Fibrobacter sp. UWB11 genome, one window contains:
- a CDS encoding ATP-dependent endonuclease, whose translation MQQQALRLSRITISNLRSIQRETFPLSDFTALIGYNNAGKTNILMGIRWLLANFSLDISYFDDPNHPVEAEGIFEGITEQILNRLGDEKAAELEPFLAGSTLRVKKVQRIPGELPGNIEFWAFSPSNGKRKGKDWVRVNDKFIAAFNRIFPESIAIWDFEGNNAYTKLMHEIFKPLERKFGGELSQVIEQFTELLAPGSDKRADEIQAFDREVNTALRPLFPSVKVELDILVPTLETFLKSATIKVVDEDDGFERDISRMGAGSQRAIQMALIRYLAEIKKHHNNHYLSRTLMLIDSPELFLHPQAVELVRVALKNLSNEGYQVVFATHSAQMVTSEDVSTSLLIRKNRQRGTFMRKRMEDAVRQVVKDAPSQLQMLFSLSNSNELLFADYVLLTEGKTEWRVLPALFERITGQSFALIKCALVRQGGVSNTRKSMQVLSAMDIPVRAIVDLDYAFTTATRDGFLSANDPDITECRNLFRELACHNHLRLVNGLPVNKHSNISASTAYAMMASMPEAERPIRNIHNKLCEQGIWVWTRGAIEEHLGLNGKNEMVWRNFIERSKSKNFIQTLPDYDGIEALCQWIINGSRGQF comes from the coding sequence ATGCAGCAGCAAGCACTTAGATTGTCCCGTATTACGATTTCGAATCTCCGCTCTATCCAGCGCGAGACGTTTCCGCTTAGTGATTTTACCGCTTTGATTGGCTATAACAATGCCGGAAAAACGAATATTTTGATGGGAATTCGCTGGTTGCTAGCCAATTTTTCGCTGGATATCTCGTATTTTGACGACCCGAACCACCCCGTTGAAGCCGAAGGGATTTTCGAGGGAATTACAGAACAAATTTTAAACCGCCTTGGAGACGAAAAGGCGGCAGAACTCGAGCCGTTCCTTGCAGGCTCCACACTCCGCGTCAAGAAAGTCCAGCGCATCCCGGGCGAGCTCCCCGGCAATATTGAATTTTGGGCATTTAGCCCGTCTAACGGCAAGCGCAAAGGCAAGGACTGGGTCCGTGTCAACGACAAATTCATCGCAGCGTTCAACCGTATATTCCCGGAATCCATCGCAATCTGGGATTTTGAGGGGAACAACGCCTACACAAAGCTCATGCACGAGATTTTCAAGCCACTCGAGCGCAAGTTCGGTGGCGAGCTGAGTCAAGTCATTGAGCAGTTTACAGAATTGCTCGCTCCAGGGAGCGACAAAAGAGCTGATGAAATCCAGGCTTTCGATAGAGAAGTCAACACGGCTCTCCGTCCTCTTTTCCCGAGCGTTAAAGTAGAACTCGACATTCTTGTACCGACTCTTGAGACATTCCTCAAGAGTGCAACGATTAAGGTTGTCGATGAAGATGACGGTTTCGAACGCGACATTTCACGCATGGGTGCGGGTTCGCAACGAGCCATCCAAATGGCGCTTATCCGTTACCTCGCCGAAATCAAAAAGCATCACAACAATCATTATCTGAGCCGCACGCTCATGCTGATTGATTCACCGGAACTGTTCTTGCACCCGCAAGCTGTTGAACTTGTGCGCGTTGCCCTCAAGAACCTTTCGAACGAAGGCTATCAGGTTGTCTTTGCAACTCATTCCGCACAGATGGTCACGAGCGAAGATGTGAGCACATCTCTCTTGATTCGCAAGAATAGGCAACGCGGTACATTTATGCGCAAACGAATGGAGGATGCCGTTCGTCAAGTCGTGAAGGATGCGCCGAGCCAGTTGCAGATGCTGTTTAGTTTGTCTAACAGCAATGAACTTTTATTTGCCGATTATGTGCTGCTTACCGAAGGAAAAACGGAATGGCGAGTACTCCCCGCCCTTTTCGAACGCATTACCGGGCAATCTTTTGCACTTATCAAATGTGCGCTCGTGCGTCAAGGCGGCGTGAGCAATACACGCAAGAGTATGCAGGTTTTGAGCGCGATGGACATTCCCGTGCGAGCCATAGTCGATTTGGACTACGCGTTTACCACGGCAACCCGCGACGGATTTTTGAGCGCTAACGACCCGGACATTACCGAATGTCGCAACTTGTTCCGCGAGCTCGCCTGCCACAACCATTTGCGCTTGGTGAACGGCCTCCCTGTCAACAAGCACAGCAATATCAGTGCCTCTACGGCGTATGCAATGATGGCATCTATGCCCGAAGCTGAACGCCCCATCCGCAATATTCATAACAAGCTTTGTGAGCAAGGCATTTGGGTCTGGACGCGCGGCGCAATCGAAGAGCACCTTGGGCTGAATGGCAAAAACGAGATGGTGTGGCGAAACTTCATTGAACGCAGCAAGTCCAAGAACTTTATCCAGACGCTGCCCGACTACGACGGCATTGAAGCCTTGTGCCAATGGATTATCAACGGGAGCCGCGGGCAATTCTAA
- the truA gene encoding tRNA pseudouridine(38-40) synthase TruA, which translates to MRYRFRCEYLGSAFYGWQEQNCGGKLRFVTVQSTLEEALSIALRTPIRVTGSGRTDTGVHARGQCVHFDFDGELDPVKVVRSVNGLTKRLIRIRDLEPCAADFNARYDAVLRYYQYTIFTRPVALMRDFGWECGSLNLDIDAMGREAASFLGEHDFIDFCIPRNDGKSTLCTLSEFRLERLNDWSCMFHIKGNRFLHRQVRAMVGTLFDVGRGRYPEGTVNQIFAKQFKGERTWAPPQGLVLENVEYRDY; encoded by the coding sequence ATGCGTTACCGCTTTCGTTGCGAATATCTAGGCAGTGCCTTTTACGGCTGGCAAGAACAGAATTGTGGCGGCAAGCTCCGCTTTGTAACTGTGCAATCAACGCTCGAAGAAGCGTTGTCGATTGCTTTGCGTACACCAATCCGCGTGACGGGGTCGGGCCGAACCGATACGGGCGTACATGCTCGTGGACAGTGCGTTCACTTTGATTTTGACGGTGAACTTGATCCAGTGAAGGTTGTTCGCTCTGTTAATGGTCTTACAAAACGCCTTATCCGTATCCGTGATTTGGAACCTTGTGCTGCAGACTTTAATGCGCGTTACGATGCCGTATTGCGCTATTACCAGTACACGATTTTTACTCGTCCGGTTGCGTTGATGCGTGACTTTGGCTGGGAATGTGGTTCTCTCAATCTCGATATCGATGCGATGGGGCGTGAAGCCGCCTCGTTCCTCGGAGAACACGATTTTATTGATTTTTGCATTCCGCGTAACGACGGAAAATCGACACTTTGTACGTTAAGTGAATTTCGCCTGGAACGATTGAACGACTGGAGCTGCATGTTCCACATTAAAGGGAATCGTTTTTTGCATCGCCAAGTTCGTGCCATGGTCGGCACACTCTTTGATGTTGGGCGAGGTCGCTATCCCGAAGGGACGGTCAATCAAATTTTCGCCAAGCAATTTAAAGGCGAGCGCACATGGGCGCCCCCGCAGGGGCTTGTGCTAGAGAACGTGGAATATAGGGACTATTGA
- the pelA gene encoding pectate lyase: MKNFGFGNYKFFVAAMSVASFSFAATYTPPSTAVSKINSYRGYSELTSAASDMDIDQYTYNMTTWQIANGGFYKAMADKYKSAYGGGQKSEWQAKGGGDLGTIDNNATIQEMRLLAVRYKATTNNSYKAAFKTSFNKAVNFLLTMQRSKGGLPQVWPKRGNYSDQITLNDNAMIRAMVTMMDIANKTSPFDSDIIDDATRSKMKSALDKAVDYLLKAQIVNDGKLTVWCAQHDTNSFAPVGARAYELPSKSGNESMGVVWFLMNWPNQNEAIQKAVKGAIAWYKKNKLKDKAFSKTAGVVDKAGSSLWFRFYEVNNDNYFFCDRDGASTKTQDFMKISEERRKGYQWAGDYGSAILGTENAYLEALAKMDDNYVPPPPAPAMCGNDTCKTYIDGVDFIDIQGVKETTNTGFVGEGYANVDNSTGSYVTYGVTAFKEGKYTLFISFANGGGSARGYSVSAGDKTLLADGSMESTGGWTEWKIQKIEIELPMGYSELKFTSLSKDGMANIDYIGWMNDDLKVGEVEVPRSSIEAMRAIRKTQQGNRYFVDFSNKANGAGAYFMRGGNTFRVNGKSTK; this comes from the coding sequence ATGAAGAATTTTGGGTTTGGTAACTACAAGTTTTTTGTAGCGGCAATGTCTGTCGCGTCTTTTTCGTTTGCGGCAACCTATACTCCCCCATCAACAGCAGTTTCGAAAATCAACAGCTATCGAGGCTATTCGGAGCTGACCTCGGCGGCATCCGACATGGATATCGACCAGTACACCTACAACATGACCACATGGCAAATCGCAAACGGCGGTTTTTACAAAGCCATGGCCGACAAGTATAAAAGCGCGTATGGCGGCGGTCAAAAATCCGAATGGCAAGCTAAAGGCGGTGGCGACCTCGGCACTATAGACAACAACGCCACCATCCAGGAAATGCGCCTCCTTGCCGTGCGTTACAAGGCGACAACGAACAACAGTTACAAAGCCGCATTTAAGACAAGTTTCAATAAAGCCGTCAATTTTCTTTTGACCATGCAGCGCTCCAAAGGCGGGCTACCGCAAGTTTGGCCCAAGCGCGGCAACTATTCCGACCAAATCACGCTGAATGACAACGCCATGATCCGCGCCATGGTCACGATGATGGATATCGCCAACAAGACAAGTCCATTCGACAGCGACATCATCGACGACGCCACCCGCAGCAAGATGAAATCGGCTCTTGACAAAGCGGTCGATTACTTGCTCAAGGCGCAAATCGTGAACGACGGAAAACTCACGGTATGGTGCGCCCAGCACGACACCAACAGCTTTGCCCCAGTTGGCGCACGAGCCTACGAACTCCCGAGCAAATCTGGCAACGAATCCATGGGCGTTGTGTGGTTTTTGATGAACTGGCCAAACCAAAACGAAGCAATCCAGAAGGCGGTCAAAGGCGCAATCGCTTGGTACAAAAAGAATAAACTAAAAGACAAGGCGTTTAGCAAGACCGCAGGCGTTGTGGACAAGGCGGGTTCATCGCTGTGGTTCCGCTTTTACGAAGTCAACAACGACAACTACTTTTTCTGCGACCGCGATGGTGCTAGCACCAAGACGCAGGACTTCATGAAAATCAGCGAAGAACGCCGCAAGGGCTACCAGTGGGCAGGCGATTACGGCTCTGCAATTCTAGGCACCGAAAATGCATACCTTGAAGCACTCGCCAAGATGGACGACAACTATGTTCCACCTCCGCCAGCACCAGCTATGTGCGGAAACGACACATGCAAAACGTACATTGACGGTGTAGACTTTATCGACATTCAAGGCGTCAAGGAAACAACCAACACGGGATTCGTCGGCGAAGGTTACGCCAACGTTGACAACTCCACAGGAAGCTATGTGACCTACGGCGTCACCGCATTCAAGGAAGGCAAATACACTTTGTTCATCAGCTTTGCAAACGGTGGCGGTTCTGCACGCGGTTACAGCGTTTCTGCAGGAGACAAGACGTTACTTGCAGACGGCAGCATGGAATCGACCGGTGGTTGGACCGAATGGAAAATACAAAAAATCGAAATCGAATTGCCAATGGGCTATAGCGAACTCAAGTTCACAAGCCTTTCGAAAGACGGTATGGCGAACATCGATTACATCGGCTGGATGAACGATGATTTAAAAGTGGGTGAAGTTGAAGTTCCCCGTTCATCAATTGAGGCAATGCGTGCAATTCGCAAAACGCAGCAAGGCAACCGCTACTTTGTAGATTTTAGCAACAAAGCCAATGGCGCAGGGGCTTACTTTATGCGTGGCGGCAATACATTCCGTGTGAATGGGAAAAGTACGAAATAG
- the miaA gene encoding tRNA (adenosine(37)-N6)-dimethylallyltransferase MiaA, producing MPILFALVGATGVGKSRLSLELAERFNAEIIGVDSRQIYKGFAIGTAQPSTEDMLRVKHHQIDFLDPRKVYSAGDFCANAKKLLSENTNQNYILVGGTGLYLQSLMLGLPQIPKIDESIRKSFEDDAVKFGSNSLFKKAKEVDPEAMEKVEENNVQRIIRILEVFQLTGRKLSEWQKEREGGIGVLPVFWLNRARENLYARIDTRVDQMIADGWLDEIHELAKTVPLEAPAWQSLGYKELLCAKDGNQVQSVLEEVKRKTRNYAKRQLTWFRWQVKSTEVDLDTCTNPLEYIHNRVVAP from the coding sequence ATGCCTATTCTGTTTGCACTTGTTGGAGCTACTGGTGTTGGCAAGTCTCGCCTTTCACTGGAACTGGCGGAACGCTTTAACGCCGAAATCATCGGCGTAGATTCTCGTCAGATATACAAAGGTTTTGCCATTGGAACTGCGCAGCCCTCTACGGAAGACATGCTTCGGGTGAAACACCATCAGATTGATTTTCTTGATCCGCGCAAGGTTTATTCTGCGGGCGATTTTTGTGCAAATGCGAAAAAACTTTTGTCTGAAAATACCAACCAGAATTACATCTTGGTTGGGGGAACAGGCCTGTATCTTCAGTCTTTGATGCTAGGACTTCCGCAGATTCCCAAAATTGATGAGTCTATTCGAAAATCTTTCGAAGATGATGCAGTAAAGTTTGGAAGTAATAGTTTGTTTAAAAAAGCAAAAGAAGTGGATCCCGAGGCAATGGAAAAGGTCGAAGAGAATAATGTTCAGCGCATTATTCGTATTCTTGAAGTGTTCCAGCTGACAGGCCGCAAACTCTCGGAATGGCAAAAGGAACGTGAAGGGGGAATTGGTGTCTTGCCTGTGTTTTGGCTTAATCGAGCTCGTGAAAATCTTTATGCAAGAATTGATACGCGTGTGGATCAAATGATTGCAGATGGTTGGCTAGATGAAATTCATGAATTGGCAAAAACGGTTCCGCTAGAAGCTCCTGCATGGCAGAGCCTTGGTTATAAAGAACTTTTGTGTGCAAAAGACGGCAATCAAGTGCAATCAGTCCTTGAAGAAGTGAAGCGAAAAACGCGAAATTATGCGAAAAGGCAGTTGACATGGTTCCGTTGGCAGGTCAAATCGACGGAAGTAGACTTGGATACCTGTACAAATCCTCTGGAATACATCCATAATAGGGTGGTTGCCCCTTAA
- a CDS encoding NADP-dependent isocitrate dehydrogenase, protein MNTKIYYTLTDESPFLATQSLLPIVSAFAKTADIDVETKNISLPGRILAAFADTLPAGTTFAGKPVTDDLAFLGKLTLEPDANIIKLPNISASVPQLKAAIAELQKNGYALPDYPDAPANDEEKAIRARYDKVKGSAVNPVLRQGNSDRRAPNAVKNYARNNPHSNGVWNESVKTYVASMQADDFYGNEKSITMAEADSFKIEFVDEAGAVTELRAAKPLLKGEIIDATVMRMASLEKFIANAMAEAKAKGLLFSVHLKATMMKVSDPVLFGAFVRVFFKDVFTKYADLFKELGIDANNGLGDLFKRLEGNAKEVEVKAAIDAALAAGPDLAMVDSAKGVTNLHVPSDVIIDASMPAMIRNSGCMWNKEGKLQEVVACIPDRCYAGIYDETIEFCKQNGAFDPKTMGTVPNVGLMAQGAEEYGSHDKTFVAKGKGVIRAVNSKGEVLLQQNVEVGDIFRMCQAKDAPVRDWVKLAVTRARLSNTPAIFWLDPERAHDREIQKKVEAYLPEHDLKGLDIKIMSPRKAIVETMKRAKAGLDTIGVTGNVMRDYLTDLFPILEVGTSAKMLSIVPLMAGGGLYETGAGGSAPKQVQQFLAENYLRWDSLGEYFALVPAFEQVALKDGNKKAKVLADTLDAANGKILEFNRTPARKIGELDNRGSHFYLALYWAQALAAQKDDAELAGKFAPIAAALSAKETEIVAALAAEQGKPADIGGYYIPKAELLKKWMRPVEAFNAIIDNI, encoded by the coding sequence ATGAATACTAAAATCTATTACACCCTTACGGACGAGTCGCCGTTCTTGGCGACTCAGTCTTTGCTTCCTATCGTATCTGCTTTCGCAAAGACTGCAGATATCGATGTCGAAACTAAGAACATCTCCTTGCCGGGCCGCATTCTTGCCGCTTTCGCGGACACGCTCCCGGCGGGTACGACGTTTGCAGGCAAGCCGGTGACGGATGACCTCGCATTCCTCGGCAAGCTCACGCTTGAACCGGATGCAAACATCATCAAGCTCCCGAACATTTCTGCCTCGGTGCCGCAGCTCAAGGCCGCTATCGCCGAACTCCAGAAGAACGGCTACGCTCTCCCGGACTATCCGGATGCTCCTGCCAACGACGAAGAAAAGGCTATCCGCGCCCGCTACGACAAGGTGAAGGGCTCTGCCGTGAACCCGGTGCTTCGCCAGGGCAACTCCGACCGCCGCGCTCCTAATGCTGTCAAGAACTATGCTCGCAACAATCCGCATAGCAACGGCGTGTGGAACGAATCCGTGAAGACTTATGTCGCCAGCATGCAGGCCGATGACTTCTACGGTAACGAAAAGTCCATCACGATGGCCGAAGCCGACTCCTTCAAGATTGAATTTGTCGATGAAGCTGGTGCTGTGACGGAACTCCGTGCCGCAAAGCCGCTTCTCAAGGGCGAAATCATCGATGCGACCGTCATGCGCATGGCTTCTCTCGAAAAGTTCATCGCCAATGCAATGGCGGAAGCCAAGGCCAAGGGCCTCCTCTTCTCCGTGCACCTCAAGGCCACGATGATGAAGGTCTCTGACCCGGTGCTGTTCGGTGCTTTTGTCCGCGTGTTCTTCAAGGATGTGTTCACGAAGTACGCTGACCTCTTCAAGGAACTCGGGATCGATGCCAACAACGGTCTCGGTGACTTGTTCAAGCGCCTCGAAGGCAATGCCAAGGAAGTCGAAGTCAAGGCTGCTATTGACGCCGCGCTCGCCGCAGGCCCGGACCTCGCCATGGTTGATTCTGCTAAGGGCGTTACGAATTTGCATGTGCCGAGCGACGTGATTATCGACGCTTCGATGCCGGCAATGATCCGCAATTCCGGCTGCATGTGGAACAAGGAAGGCAAGCTTCAAGAAGTTGTCGCCTGCATTCCGGACCGCTGCTACGCTGGAATCTACGACGAAACGATTGAATTCTGCAAGCAGAACGGCGCTTTCGACCCGAAGACGATGGGTACTGTGCCGAACGTGGGCCTCATGGCTCAGGGCGCCGAAGAATACGGCAGCCACGACAAGACGTTTGTTGCAAAGGGCAAGGGCGTTATTCGCGCTGTAAACAGCAAGGGCGAAGTGCTCTTGCAGCAGAATGTAGAAGTGGGCGACATTTTCCGCATGTGCCAGGCGAAGGACGCTCCGGTGCGCGACTGGGTGAAGCTCGCTGTGACGCGCGCCCGCCTCAGCAACACGCCCGCGATTTTCTGGCTGGACCCGGAACGCGCTCACGACCGCGAAATCCAGAAGAAGGTCGAAGCCTACTTGCCGGAACATGACCTCAAGGGTCTCGACATCAAGATTATGAGCCCGCGCAAGGCTATCGTCGAAACGATGAAGCGCGCCAAGGCTGGCCTCGATACTATCGGTGTGACGGGCAACGTGATGCGCGACTACCTCACGGACCTTTTCCCGATTCTCGAAGTCGGTACTTCTGCAAAGATGCTCTCCATCGTGCCGCTCATGGCTGGTGGTGGCCTTTACGAAACGGGTGCAGGTGGATCTGCTCCGAAGCAGGTGCAACAGTTCCTCGCCGAAAACTATCTCCGCTGGGATTCTCTCGGTGAATACTTCGCACTCGTGCCTGCATTCGAACAGGTCGCGCTGAAGGACGGCAACAAGAAGGCTAAGGTCTTGGCCGATACGCTTGATGCTGCCAACGGCAAGATTCTCGAATTCAACCGCACGCCGGCTCGTAAGATCGGTGAACTCGACAACCGTGGTTCCCACTTCTACCTCGCTCTCTACTGGGCTCAGGCTCTCGCCGCTCAGAAGGACGATGCAGAACTCGCCGGCAAGTTCGCTCCGATCGCCGCTGCTCTCTCCGCAAAGGAAACGGAAATTGTCGCTGCTCTTGCTGCCGAACAGGGTAAGCCTGCCGATATCGGTGGTTACTACATCCCGAAGGCAGAACTTCTCAAGAAGTGGATGCGCCCCGTCGAAGCGTTCAACGCGATTATCGACAACATCTAG
- a CDS encoding divergent polysaccharide deacetylase family protein, giving the protein MIKLKHIVALFLASGIFAGLAFFLNNQDKAHHILEKIEETTGMHSPESAPVENDTIPFEKGLQDELKIISSTYSKRSKRTIWTLARGKTIVVYLMQAQKFIQKRGGTVLLMEELNDNPNSYQSAKVDILTPKGDSLQLTLQVSDNIFMKNASLMSIAFQTTNLSHEIIEKLNHLDFPFDLLVPPFGLNDDFYKDLNKINNKEIVLWLAMESTKLNKVHNKLRPLRIHHTEEQIEENINDAKDVLPNAAGIATRYGEQAVKHKQLLQAILKPTEKKNMWFLDLSMEERTVVPQTCKDFDIICKIAFPYNPDNSSVEDYVHQKLREAPKSGTSIMILPLTEQNLSKIEDIAKKAAKQGTTLVDLSTLFNSK; this is encoded by the coding sequence ATGATTAAGCTTAAACACATTGTCGCACTTTTTTTAGCGTCGGGGATTTTTGCCGGTTTGGCATTTTTTTTGAACAACCAAGATAAGGCGCATCATATTCTCGAAAAAATCGAGGAAACTACCGGTATGCACTCCCCCGAATCAGCTCCGGTTGAAAACGACACAATCCCCTTCGAAAAAGGCTTGCAAGACGAGCTCAAGATTATTTCGTCGACTTATTCCAAACGTTCCAAGCGTACTATTTGGACCCTTGCTCGCGGAAAGACCATCGTTGTCTATCTTATGCAAGCGCAAAAGTTTATCCAGAAGCGCGGAGGAACCGTACTCTTGATGGAAGAACTGAACGACAACCCAAATTCATACCAATCCGCAAAGGTGGATATTTTAACGCCCAAGGGCGATTCGCTTCAGCTGACACTTCAAGTTTCGGACAATATATTCATGAAAAACGCATCGCTCATGTCGATTGCGTTTCAAACAACAAACTTGTCTCATGAGATTATCGAAAAGCTAAACCACCTAGATTTTCCGTTCGACTTACTCGTTCCTCCATTTGGTTTAAACGATGATTTCTACAAAGACCTAAACAAAATAAACAACAAAGAAATTGTTCTATGGCTAGCCATGGAATCAACCAAGTTGAACAAAGTCCACAACAAGCTCCGTCCGCTCCGCATACACCACACCGAAGAACAAATTGAAGAAAACATCAACGATGCAAAGGACGTTCTCCCGAATGCAGCAGGCATAGCAACTCGTTATGGAGAACAGGCGGTCAAGCATAAACAACTTTTGCAAGCTATCTTAAAGCCCACCGAAAAGAAGAACATGTGGTTTTTGGATTTATCCATGGAAGAACGTACGGTCGTTCCGCAAACATGCAAGGACTTTGATATTATCTGTAAAATTGCATTCCCGTATAATCCGGACAATAGTTCTGTCGAAGACTATGTCCACCAGAAACTCAGGGAAGCCCCCAAAAGCGGAACATCTATAATGATTCTCCCGCTGACAGAACAAAATTTGTCTAAAATTGAGGACATTGCCAAAAAAGCTGCCAAGCAAGGCACGACCCTCGTTGACTTATCTACTTTATTCAATTCTAAATAG
- a CDS encoding TIGR02147 family protein encodes MKPITEYQDYREYMRDFYEERKRSSLFSWREFSKLAGFSSPNYIQLVCEGKSRLSKTGVGKVADAMELAGADRDYFFAMERFGDAKNDATKIQAFNEMQKIAKENRLRVVDAEAFKYFESWVNPVLRELAPIMPGAKPLELARNCYPVVSAAEVRHSLDFMCHAEFLKKVGEDTYVQTEKVVTGSSEAIPLALRSMNRQMSKFATEAIDEVPPEKRHIAGVTLGISEATYQWLVQKLETLRQQVVAMAAKEKEYDKVYRLNLQLFPLTKGKEE; translated from the coding sequence ATGAAACCAATCACTGAATATCAAGACTACCGAGAATACATGCGAGACTTCTACGAAGAACGCAAACGCAGTTCTTTGTTCTCATGGCGTGAATTCTCCAAATTGGCGGGGTTCTCTTCGCCAAACTACATCCAGTTGGTGTGCGAAGGCAAAAGCCGCTTGAGCAAAACGGGCGTCGGAAAAGTGGCCGATGCCATGGAGCTTGCCGGCGCTGACCGCGACTATTTCTTTGCGATGGAACGTTTTGGCGATGCCAAGAACGATGCGACGAAAATCCAGGCGTTTAATGAAATGCAGAAAATCGCAAAGGAAAACCGCTTACGAGTCGTCGATGCCGAGGCGTTCAAGTATTTCGAATCGTGGGTAAATCCGGTGCTGCGTGAACTTGCTCCGATTATGCCGGGCGCAAAACCGCTCGAACTCGCGCGTAACTGCTACCCAGTGGTGAGTGCCGCCGAAGTTCGCCATTCGCTCGACTTTATGTGCCATGCGGAATTCCTAAAGAAGGTCGGCGAAGATACCTATGTGCAGACCGAGAAGGTCGTGACGGGATCTTCCGAGGCGATTCCTTTGGCGCTGCGTTCCATGAACCGTCAAATGTCAAAATTTGCAACCGAGGCAATTGACGAAGTGCCGCCCGAAAAACGCCACATCGCAGGCGTGACGCTTGGTATTTCCGAAGCGACGTACCAGTGGCTTGTGCAAAAGCTTGAAACGCTCCGGCAGCAGGTGGTTGCCATGGCTGCAAAAGAAAAAGAATACGATAAAGTTTATCGATTGAACTTACAACTATTCCCACTTACAAAAGGGAAGGAGGAATGA
- a CDS encoding pyridoxine 5'-phosphate synthase — MSIKLGVNVDHIATIREARKGKEPDPVAAAMIAELAGCNGITAHLREDKRHIQDRDIRLLRGTVTTKLNLEMAPTQAMVQFAINRQPDMVTLVPEVHTELSTEDGLNVSAKIDELAKYIMTLRNNDILVSVFIDAETEQVKAAKKVGANFVEFNTGKYATAFELGSREEVDREVSALQDMTVLAHKYGLNVLAGRGLNYRNVEAVAQIDGIDEIIIGHSIVSRAALVGMERAVKEMIEAIRS, encoded by the coding sequence ATGTCTATCAAACTCGGTGTAAACGTGGACCACATTGCTACAATCCGTGAAGCCCGTAAAGGCAAGGAACCAGACCCAGTCGCAGCAGCCATGATCGCTGAACTTGCCGGCTGCAACGGCATCACCGCCCATCTCCGTGAAGACAAGCGCCATATCCAGGACCGAGACATCAGACTCCTCCGCGGAACTGTTACGACCAAGCTGAATCTTGAAATGGCACCGACACAAGCAATGGTGCAGTTTGCCATCAACCGCCAACCGGACATGGTCACCCTCGTCCCGGAAGTCCATACCGAACTTTCTACTGAAGACGGCCTTAACGTATCTGCAAAGATTGATGAACTTGCAAAGTACATCATGACGCTTCGCAACAACGATATTCTCGTAAGCGTGTTTATCGATGCCGAAACCGAACAGGTCAAGGCAGCCAAGAAGGTCGGTGCAAATTTTGTTGAATTCAATACAGGCAAATATGCAACGGCATTCGAACTTGGCAGCCGCGAAGAAGTCGACCGTGAAGTTTCTGCATTGCAGGACATGACTGTTCTTGCGCACAAGTATGGTTTGAACGTGCTTGCAGGTCGTGGACTTAATTACAGAAACGTAGAAGCAGTCGCCCAGATTGACGGCATTGACGAAATCATCATCGGACACAGCATCGTAAGCCGCGCCGCACTCGTCGGCATGGAACGCGCTGTAAAAGAAATGATTGAAGCAATTAGAAGTTAG